A single region of the Fusarium fujikuroi IMI 58289 draft genome, chromosome FFUJ_chr05 genome encodes:
- a CDS encoding probable methionyl aminopeptidase has product MAAQVPTEALKELNVADGSQKPGANTQSKTDAAGDDHGEDDSEDEANGTAPAEGAAKKKKKRKPKKKKKNPTSQSDPPRVQVSQLFPNKSYPHGEEVEYKDENNYRTTDEEKRHLDNLNSDFLADYREAAEIHRQVRQWTQKNVKPGQTLTQIAEGIEDGVRALTGHAGLEEGDSIKAGMGFPCGLSLNHCAAHYTPNAGNKVVLQQEDVMKVDFGVHVNGRIVDSAFTMSFDNKYDNLLKAVQEATNAGIREAGIDARVGEIGGVIQETMESFEVEIDGTTYPVKSIRNLTGHNILPYSIHGTKAVPIVKSNDQTKMEEGDVFAIETFGSTGNGYVRDDMETSHYAKRGDSQHVDLRLSSAKSLLNVINKNFGTLPFCRRYLDRLGQDKYLLGLNNLVNAGIVEAYPPLCDKKGSYTAQFEHTILIRPTVKEVISRGDDY; this is encoded by the exons ATGGCAGCTCAAGTCCCCACTGAAGctctcaaggagctcaacg TGGCCGATGGCTCCCAGAAGCCTGGCGCAAACACACAATCAAAGACCGACGCTGCCGGAGACGACCACGGCGAAGATGATTCCGAAGACGAAGCCAACGGCACTGCTCCCGCCGAGGGAGCCgccaaaaagaagaagaagagaaagcccaagaagaagaagaagaaccccaCCAGCCAGAGCGACCCTCCTCGAGTCCAGGTCAGCCAGTTGTTCCCTAACAAGTCCTACCCTCATGGAGAGGAGGTTGAATACAAGGACGAGAACAACTACCGAACtaccgatgaggagaagcgcCATCTTGATAACTTGAACAGCGACTTCTTAGCCGACTATCGCGAGGCAGCTGAGATCCATCGCCAGGTTCGACAGTGGACTCAGAAGAATGTCAAGCCCGGACAGACCTTGACTCAGATCGCTGAGGGAATTGAGGATGGCGTTCGTGCTCTTACTGGACACGCTGGACTAGAGGAGGGTGACAGCATCAAGGCTGGCATGGGTTTCCCTTGTGGGCTTAGTCTCAACCATTGCGCTGCGCATTACACTCCTAATGCCGGTAACAAGGTGGTTCTCCAGCAAGAGGACGTCATGAAGGTCGATTTCGGTGTCCACGTCAACGGCCGTATTGTCGACTCTGCCTTTACTATGTCTTTCGACAACAAGTACGACAACCTTCTCAAGGCCGTCCAGGAGGCCACTAACGCCGGTATTCGCGAGGCGGGTATCGATGCCCGCGTCGGTGAAATTGGTGGTGTCATCCAGGAGACCATGGAGAGcttcgaggttgagatcGACGGAACCACTTACCCCGTCAAGAGTATCCGCAACCTCACAGGCCACAACATTCTGCCCTACAGCATCCACGGAACCAAGGCCGTGCCCATCGTCAAGAGTAACGATCAGACCAAGATGGAGGAAGGCGATGTCTTTGCCATTGAGACCTTTGGAAGCACTGGTAACGGATACGTCCGCGACGATATGGAGACGTCGCACTATGCTAAGCGAGGAGACTCGCAGCACGTTGATCTCCGCTTGAGCTCTGCCAAGTCGCTGCTCAACGTGATCAACAAGAACTTTGGCACTCTGCCGTTCTGCCGTCGATATCTGGACCGCCTTGGCCAGGACAAGTATCTGCTTGGA CTCAACAATCTGGTCAACGCTGGTATCGTCGAAGCATACCCGCCCTTGTGTGACAAGAAGGGCTCGTACACTGCTCAGTTTGAGCAT ACCATCCTGATTCGACCTACCGTGAAGGAGGTCATCAGCCGTGGAGATGACTACTAG
- a CDS encoding probable protein involved in intramitochondrial protein sorting: MKVFSNKVTYNYSWDEVSTANWTKYGPWNNKSEHVIAVDTLSREVDPATGILRTERLITCKQTVPDWIKAIIGGTGDESFMYEASYVDPINKTVTMVSQNLTWSNLVNVQEEVVYKPLGDHQTQFIQNANITALCGGWQRIKNSIEDTMVSRFRENAVKGREGFERVLMMSRKAFAEEKARQIL; encoded by the coding sequence ATGAAGGTCTTCAGCAACAAGGTCACATACAACTACTCCTGGGACGAGGTGTCCACAGCAAACTGGACAAAGTACGGCCCCTGGAACAACAAGTCTGAGCATGTCATTGCCGTCGACACCCTCTCCCGCGAAGTCGACCCCGCGACCGGTATCCTTCGCACCGAGCGTCTGATCACCTGCAAGCAAACTGTGCCCGATTggatcaaggccatcatcgGCGGTACTGGCGACGAGAGCTTCATGTATGAGGCTAGCTACGTCGACCCCATCAACAAGACCGTGACAATGGTTAGCCAGAACTTGACGTGGAGCAACCTCGTCAACGTTCAGGAGGAAGTAGTCTACAAGCCTCTCGGCGACCACCAAACACAGTTCATCCAGAACGCCAACATCACTGCTCTTTGCGGTGGCTGGCAGCGAATCAAGAACAGCATTGAGGACACCATGGTGTCCCGCTTCCGCGAGAACGCTGTCAAGGGCCGTGAGGGCTTCGAGCGCgttctgatgatgagccGCAAGGCTTTcgctgaggagaaggcgCGCCAGATTCTATGA
- a CDS encoding probable dynactin Arp1 p25 subunit RO12, whose protein sequence is MSRRAPKGEYIETDTGNKVARKAVLVGTQNIMLGGKTVIQPEVMIRGDLARTATSSSSGTSPANNTAVAIGRYCFLARGVLLRPPGRIYKGSFTYMPLRIGDHVFVGQGTVVQAAAVGNHVQIGKGCTIGEFAILKDYVKVLDGTVVPPSMVIPSFSIVAGQPAKVIGEIPEGGYDEFELRDMYKTVGNNPHPPAS, encoded by the exons ATGTCTCGCCGAGCCCCCAAGGGCGAGTACATCGAGACC GACACAGGTAACAAGGTCGCTCGTAAAGCTGTCCTCGTCGGTACTCAAAACATCATGCTCGGCGGCAAGACCGTCATCCAGCCTGAAGTCATGATCCGCGGTGATCTCGCTCGAACAGccacatcgtcatcctctggCACCTCGCCAGCGAACAACACAGCCGTCGCCATCGGCCGATACTGCTTCCTAGCTCGAGGTGTCCTGCTGCGTCCACCGGGCCGCATATACAAGGGCTCTTTTACATACATGCCCCTACGCATAGGAGACCACGTCTTTGTTGGCCAAGGGACAGTAGTGCAAGCTGCAGCTGTGGGAAACCACGTACAGATCGGAAAGGGGTGTACAATTGGCGAATTTGCTATTTTAAAGGACTACGTCAAGGTGTTGGATGGAACGGTTGTGCCGCCGAGTATGGTCATTCCGAGCTTTTCTATCGTTGCGGGACAGCCGGCCAAGGTTATTGGGGAAATCCCTGAGGGAGGTTATGATGAGTTTGAATTGAGGGATATGTACAAGACGGTGGGAAATAATCCCCACCCTCCAGCGTCATGA
- a CDS encoding related to transmembrane transporter Liz1p has translation MSSKLKEYLHVDYKPGERRLVQKIDFFILTFCCLSYFVNYLDRNNINNAYVSGMKEDLGFEGDQLNQIFTCFTVGYVIGQVPSNLSLQYIKPRIWFPLMMVLWGCLTMATASVQSPKSIMAIRFFQGICEASTFVGTHYILGSWYTERELGKRSGIFTASGLAGTMIGGFIQTGIHSSMDGRNGLTGWRWLFIIDGLITIPVALYGFFLFPDTPHTTTAFYLSEEERALARSRVPPAEERPKLTFGYGKMVLTSWFWWGFVILWIIAGETESFSTNALFALFLQNHPTETYTVAQKNNYPSGVPAVGIVSTLFWATLTDFLSGKRYLVGYFIGLTGIATAIMVLVASKDPTNPHSTTVVFAAYYWAGSVYACQATFFAWCNDVMRHESAMFRGIVLAGMNTGSNTINAWWSIVFYGASMAPWFIRGMWAMIAVSIAMIIWCTALTYKCHKYMTNVVIACERESLEHEKQVVGKEDA, from the exons ATGTCGTCGAAACTGAAGGAGTATCTTCATGTTGACTACAAGCCCGGAGAGAGACGCCTTGTTCAGAAGATTGACTTTTTCATTTTGACCTTTTGTTGTTTGAGTTACTTTGTCAACTAC CTTGACcgaaacaacatcaacaatgccTACGTGTCTGGAATGAAGGAGGACCTTGGGTTCGAGGGCGACCAGCTGAATCAGATCTTTACTTGCTTCACTGTTGG CTATGTCATCGGCCAAGTTCCCTCAAACCTCTCCCTTCAATACATCAAGCCTCGCATCTGGTTCCCTCTGATGATGGTTCTCTGGGGCTGCCTCACCATGGCCACCGCCTCCGTCCAAAGCCCCAAGTCCATCATGGCAATTCGCTTCTTCCAGGGCATCTGTGAAGCGTCAACCTTTGTCGGCACACACTACATCCTCGGATCTTGGTATACAGAGAGAGAACTGGGTAAGCGAAGTGGTATCTTTACGGCTTCTGGCCTGGCGGGAACTATGATTGGAGGATTCATCCAGACGGGTATTCACTCAAGCATGGATGGCCGAAATGGCTTGACCGGTTGGCGATGGCTTTTCATTATTGATGGTCTCATTACCATCCCCGTTGCTCTCTACGGCTTCTTCCTGTTCCCCGATACGCCACACACAACCACCGCCTTTTACCTCTCCGAAGAGGAGCGAGCCCTCGCCAGATCCCGTGTTCCTCCCGCTGAAGAACGACCTAAACTCACCTTTGGATATGGAAAGATGGTTCTTACATCATGGTTTTGGTGGGGATTCGTCATTCTTTGGATCATCGCCGGTGAGACCGAGTCCTTCAGCACCAACGCCCTCTTcgctctcttcctccaaaaCCATCCGACCGAAACATACACTGTCGCCCAGAAGAACAACTATCCTAGCGGCGTGCCAGCCGTTGGTATTGTATCTACGCTGTTTTGGGCAACATTGACCGACTTTCTGTCGGGAAAGCGTTATCTTGTTGGATACTTCATTGGCCTCACTGGTATCGCTACAGCTATCATGGTCTTGGTTGCTTCCAAAGATCCTACAAACCCACATTCTACCACGGTTGTATTCGCAGCCTACTACTGGGCCGGTTCTGTCTATGCGTGCCAGGCTACCTTCTTCGCTTGGTGCAACGATGTCATGCGTCACGAATCAGCCATGTTCCGCGGTATCGTGTTGGCTGGTATGAACACGGGCAGCAATACCATCAATGCTTGGTGGAGTATCGTCTTCTATGGTGCCTCGATGGCTCCTTGGTTCATT CGAGGCATGTGGGCAATGATTGCTGTCAGCATCGCCATGATCATCTGGTGTACGGCGTTGACTTACAAGTGTCACAAGTATATGACTAATGTGGTTATTGCTTGCGAGAGAGAAAGCCTGGAACATGAGAAGCAGGTTGTCGGCAAGGAGGATGCTTGA
- a CDS encoding related to general amidase, which yields MTLTTTTTQTATLDTTPAWKDISDQKIKALNSSIPEQWRIPKDILPPDDQADVTTWPESSGWFTKEELAITSLTAAALLEKLASGEYKSEDVTKAFCKRASAAHQLTNCLAETCFERALQTARQLDEHLAKTGTPVGPLHGLPISLKDNFNLEGLDSTVGFTAHVGDPAKSDSALATVLQNAGAVFYVKTNVPTAMMIAESVNNTFGRTVNPKNRNTTSGGSSGGESALIAFKGSPLGVGSDIGGSLRIPAACTGIFTIRPSAGRFPVRNCRSGMPGQEAVLSVNGPLARTLQDVELYSKAVIDSQPWLVDPKCLPIPWRPAQLPEKLKIAFMWHDGMVRPTPPVTRALQIAKKKLEAAGHTIIEWDPVDQKEGSELLQRMFTADGGQTIRKELERTDEPWRPEMEAYRVARDLSTSEMWKLQLERTAFQNHYLDRWNKAGIDAIVSATTPYSTGKHGSLRHVAYTGVFNVVDYSAVSFATGINVDKDVDKLDASYEPLSPLCKSVNEEYDAELVHGLPVSLQIVARRLEEEKVIAMAKLVHETVG from the exons ATGACTCTCACAACAACTACTACACAAACAGCCACCCTTGATACCACTCCTGCGTGGAAGGATATCAGCgaccagaagatcaaggctctgAATTCTTCTATCCCTGAACAATGGCGCATTCCTAAAGATATTCTTCCCCCTGATGATCAGGCCGATGTCACAACTTGGCCAGAGTCTTCAGGGTGGTTCACTAAGGAAGAGCTCGCTATCACATCTTTGACTGCTGCTGCACTCCTTGAGAAACTTGCTTCAGGGGAGTACAAGTCTGAGGATGTCACCAAGGCATTCTGTAAAAGAGCATCTGCCGCTCATCAACTT ACAAACTGTCTTGCAGAGACTTGCTTTGAGCGCGCTCTCCAAACAGCCCGTCAACTAGACGAGCATCTCGCCAAAACTGGAACCCCTGTTGGCCCTCTCCACGGTCTTCCCATTTCTCTTAAAGACAACTTCAAccttgagggtcttgacTCTACAGTTGGATTCACGGCTCATGTTGGAGACCCAGCCAAGTCTGACTCTGCACTTGCAACAGTTCTTCAGAATGCCGGTGCTGTCTTCTACGTCAAGACAAATGTACCTACGGCTATGATGATTGCAGAGTCCGTCAACAACACTTTTGGACGAACTGTGAATCCTAAGAATAGGAATACTACCAGCGGTGGAAGTTCAGGTGGAGAATCAGCCCTTATTGCATTCAAGGGAAGtcctcttggtgttggatcTGATATCG GCGGATCATTGCGTATTCCTGCTGCTTGCACCGGTATCTTCACCATCCGTCCTTCCGCAGGCCGATTCCCAGTGCGCAACTGTCGCTCCGGCATGCCCGGCCAAGAGGCCGTTCTCTCCGTCAACGGCCCCTTAGCACGAACTCTTCAAGACGTTGAGCTCTACAGCAAAGCCGTCATTGACTCTCAGCCATGGCTCGTCGACCCCAAGTGTCTCCCCATCCCCTGGCGCCCAGCCCAACTCCCTGAAAAGCTAAAGATCGCATTCATGTGGCACGATGGCATGGTCCGGCCAACACCGCCAGTAACTCGAGCTCTccagatcgccaagaagaagctcgaagCGGCGGGACATACCATCATCGAATGGGATCCTGTTGACCAGAAGGAAGGCAGTGAACTTCTTCAGCGCATGTTCACTGCCGATGGTGGACAAACTATCCGAAAGGAACTTGAGCGTACAGATGAGCCTTGGAGACCTGAGATGGAAGCCTATCGAGTCGCGAGAGATTTGAGTACCTCCGAGATGTGGAAGCTTCAGCTCGAGCGAACAGCTTTCCAGAACCACTATCTCGACCGCTGGAACAAGGCGGGCATTGATGCTATCGTCAGTGCAACAACCCCTTACAGTACCGGAAAGCATGGAAGCCTAAGACATG TTGCTTATACTGGTGTTTTCAACGTCGTTGACTACTCAGCTGTCTCTTTTGCTACCGGTATCAACGTCGATAAGGAcgttgacaagcttgacgcTTCGTATGAGCCGTTGAGTCCGTTGTGCAAGTCTGTCAATGAAGAAT ACGACGCAGAGCTAGTCCATGGACTACCAGTCAGTCTCCAAATCGTTGCACGTAGgttagaagaagaaaaggtcaTCGCTATGGCCAAGCTCGTACATGAGACTGTTGGCTGA
- a CDS encoding MAP kinase encodes MSDLQGRKVFKVFNQDFIVDERYTVTKELGQGAYGIVCAAVNNQTNEGVAIKKVTNVFSKKILAKRALREIKLLQHFRGHRNITCLYDMDIPRPDNFNETYLYEELMECDLAAIIRSGQPLTDAHFQSFIYQILCGLKYIHSANVLHRDLKPGNLLVNADCELKICDFGLARGFSVDPEENAGYMTEYVATRWYRAPEIMLSFQSYTKAIDVWSVGCILAELLGGRPFFKGRDYVDQLNQILHILGTPNEETLSRIGSPRAQEYVRNLPFMPKKPFPSLFPQANPDALDLLDKMLAFDPSSRISVEQALEHPYLHIWHDASDEPDCPTTFNFDFEVVEDVGQMRGMILDEVMRFRQTVRTVPGQGGPAGLQNQQGVPVPLPQGNGQWTAEDPRPQEYQGHGNTGLEQDLQGGLDASRR; translated from the exons ATGTCGGACCTTCAAGGACGGAAGGTCTTCAAGGTCTTTAACCAGGACTTCATCGTCGACGAGCGCTACACGGTCACCAAGGAGCTTGGACAGGGAGCCTACGGTATCGTCTG TGCCGCCGTTAACAACCAAACCAACGAGGGCGTCGCCATCAAAAAGGTCACCAATGTCTTCAGCAAGAAGATTCTCGCCAAGCGCGCTCTGCGCGAGATAAAGCTGCTTCAGCACTTCCGAGGCCACCGCAAC ATCACATGTTTGTACGACATGGACATTCCTCGACCCGATAACTTCAACGAGACGTATCTGTACGAGG AGCTGATGGAGTGTGATTTGGCTGCCATCATTCGATCTGGCCAGCCTCTTACCGATGCCCATTTCCAATCCTTTATCTACCAGATTCTTTGTGGTCTGAAGTACATTCACTCCGCCAATGTGCTCCATCGAGATCTCAAGCCCGGAAACCTGCTCGTCAATGCCGACTGCGAGCTCAAGATTTGCGATTTCGGTCTTGCCCGAGGTTTCTCAGTCGATCCCGAGGAGAATGCCGGATACATGACGGAGTACGTTGCTACCCGATGGTACCGTGCGCCCGAGATCATGTTGAGCTTCCAGAGCTACACCAAAGCGA TTGATGTTTGGTCTGTTGGTTGTATTCTCGCTGAGTTGTTGGGTGGTCGACCTTTCTTCAAGGGCCGTGACTACGTCGACCAGCTCAACCAGATCCTTCACATTCTTGGAACGCCTAACGAAGAGACCCTCTCTCGCATTGGCTCACCCCGTGCCCAGGAATACGTCCGCAACCTACCTTTCATGCCCAAGAAGCCATTCCCTAGCCTGTTCCCTCAGGCCAACCCTGATGCTCTCGACCTTCTCGACAAGATGCTCGCTTTCGACCCCTCGTCTCGTATCAGCGTAGAGCAGGCTCTCGAGCACCCTTACCTCCACATCTGGCACGATGCCTCAGACGAGCCCGACTGCCCTACCACATTCAACTTCGACTTCGAGGTcgttgaggatgttggccAGATGAGAGGCATGATTCTGGACGAGGTGATGCGATTCCGACAGACTGTCCGCACTGTTCCTGGCCAAGGTGGCCCCGCCGGTCTCCAGAACCAGCAAGGTGTGCCCGTCCCTCTGCCTCAGGGCAACGGCCAATGGACAGCGGAGGACCCCCGACCACAGGAGTATCAGGGTCATGGAAATACGGGGCTCGAGCAGGATCTCCAGGGAGGACTTGATGCCTCTAGGAGATAA
- a CDS encoding probable LTP1-protein-tyrosine-phosphatase, with protein sequence MPEQVNVLFVCLGNICRSPMAEGIFQSLAKQPNLKDKIGRIDSCGTAAYHSGEPPDDRTMATLEANGINDYDHLARRFHPSDFNTFDYIFAMDRSNLSDLHRLQKNAPDSKAKVMLFGEFSGTKRPEIVNDPYYGGDDGFAKAYEQCTRFSKNFLKETFGEE encoded by the exons ATGCCAGAACAAGTAAACGTTCTCTTTGTGTGTCTCGGCAATATTTGCCGCTCACCCATGGCTGAGGGTATCTTCCAGAGCCTTGCCAAGCAGCCGAATCTCAAGGATAAGATTGGGCGCATCGACTCTTGCGGTACAG CTGCCTATCACAGCGGAGAACCTCCGGATGACAGAACCATGGCTACCCTCGAAGCCAATGGTATAAATGATTACGACCATCTCGCGCGGCGC TTCCACCCGAGCGATTTCAACACCTTTGACTACATCTTCGCCATGGACAGATCAAACCTCTCTGATCTTCACAGACTACAGAAAAACGCCCCAGACTCCAAAGCCAAGGTTATGCTGTTCGGCGAATTCAGCGGGACAAAGCGACCCGAGATCGTCAACGATCCTTACTACGGCGGAGACGACGGTTTCGCAAAGGCATATGAGCAGTGCACGCGGTTCTCTAAGAACTTTCTGAAGGAGACTTTCGGAGAAGAGTAA